A window from Vigna angularis cultivar LongXiaoDou No.4 chromosome 7, ASM1680809v1, whole genome shotgun sequence encodes these proteins:
- the LOC108337642 gene encoding gibberellin 20 oxidase 3, protein MSQLYKYMPVLGLCVLTPHQVPLLLFSGVASFLSHRNLQDLSMNSGFCMVSSLKHQEVQSRFFDPSWLQMQPHVPMSFVWPKECVVDANEEFQAPMVDLGGFLRGDEDATHVAVKLIRKACSTHGFFQVFNHGVDPLLIAQAYQQMDAFFKLPIDRKVSIRKTPGSVWGYSGAHADRFSSKLPWKETLSFPFHDDNNTLDPVVSTFFNSTLGQDFQQAGVVFQKYCESMKELGMKLLELLAISLGVDRLHYKELFEDGCSVMRCNFYPSCQEPSLALGTGPHCDPTSLTILHQDQVGGLDVFADNTWQTVPPRARALVVNIGDTFTALSNGRYKSCLHRAVVNKYKERRSLAFFLCPKEDKVVRAPEDIVRRDGTKQYPDFTWSNLLEFTQNYYRADEATLHNFTKWLLSSKQQTL, encoded by the exons ATGTCTCAACTCTACAAATACATGCCAGTCCTTGGCCTTTGTGTTCTAACTCCACACCAAGTCCCTCTCTTATTATTTTCTGGTGTAGCATCTTTCCTCAGTCACCGAAACCTACAAGATCTGAGTATGAATTCCGGTTTCTGTATGGTGTCATCCCTGAAGCACCAAGAAGTGCAAAGCCGTTTCTTCGACCCCTCTTGGCTACAAATGCAGCCACACGTTCCCATGAGCTTCGTTTGGCCTAAGGAGTGTGTGGTGGACGCGAACGAGGAGTTTCAGGCCCCAATGGTGGACCTTGGAGGGTTCCTCAGAGGTGATGAAGATGCCACACACGTTGCTGTTAAGCTCATACGCAAGGCATGCTCCACCCACGGCTTCTTCCAAGTATTCAACCACGGGGTTGATCCTCTCCTCATTGCTCAAGCCTATCAACAAATGGATGCTTTTTTTAAGCTCCCAATTGACAGAAAAGTTAGTATTCGTAAGACTCCAGGTTCTGTCTGGGGCTATTCTGGTGCACATGCTGACCGATTCTCCTCCAAATTGCCTTGGAAAGAAACCCTCTCTTTCCCCTTCCATGATGATAACAACACCTTAGACCCCGTTGTCTCTACCTTCTTTAACTCCACCTTAGGACAAGACTTCCAACAAGCAGG AGTGGTATTCCAGAAATACTGCGAATCCATGAAGGAGTTGGGAATGAAGCTGTTGGAGCTTTTGGCAATTAGTCTGGGAGTGGATAGGTTGCATTATAAGGAGTTGTTTGAAGATGGATGTTCTGTAATGAGATGCAACTTCTACCCATCATGCCAAGAGCCAAGTCTAGCACTTGGAACAGGACCACACTGTGATCCAACATCTCTCACCATTCTTCACCAAGACCAAGTTGGAGGGCTCGATGTGTTTGCAGACAACACGTGGCAGACGGTTCCGCCTCGTGCCCGTGCTCTTGTAGTTAACATTGGTGATACTTTCACG GCATTATCAAATGGGAGATACAAGAGTTGCCTGCATAGGGCAGTGGTTAACAAGTACAAAGAGAGGAGGTCATTGGCATTCTTTCTGTGCCCGAAAGAAGACAAAGTGGTGAGAGCCCCAGAGGATATTGTGCGTAGGGATGGGACAAAACAGTATCCAGATTTCACATGGTCGAATTTGCTTGAATTCACACAAAACTACTACAGAGCCGACGAAGCTACACTGCACAACTTCACCAAGTGGTTGCTATCTTCCAAACAACAAACTCTTTAA